The following coding sequences are from one Shewanella eurypsychrophilus window:
- a CDS encoding glutathione S-transferase → MKLFYSDASPYARCVRVVIRHLKIDGIDEIKTNPLANGEDLLEANPLGKIPCLQLNDGSSLYDSEVILRYLDTELGGGRLFGIRESNWVSESHFSLIKGMLDSAVALRQEQMREEEGKRSSFWTARFEQALLRGLQRIEQGGLMTTPQLSIHQICLACLLEYLDFRHADLKWRKVAPAVASWLADFKDFPALKMTQPD, encoded by the coding sequence ATGAAATTATTTTACTCGGATGCCTCACCTTATGCTCGCTGCGTGAGAGTCGTGATTAGACATTTAAAGATTGATGGTATTGATGAGATTAAAACGAACCCACTAGCGAACGGTGAAGACCTACTTGAGGCTAATCCGCTGGGTAAGATCCCGTGTTTGCAGCTCAATGATGGTTCATCTCTTTATGACAGTGAAGTCATCTTACGTTACTTGGATACTGAATTGGGCGGGGGGAGATTGTTTGGTATTAGAGAATCAAACTGGGTATCAGAAAGTCATTTTTCATTAATTAAAGGCATGCTGGACAGTGCCGTTGCCTTAAGGCAGGAGCAGATGAGAGAGGAGGAGGGCAAACGATCTTCTTTCTGGACAGCAAGGTTTGAGCAAGCCCTCCTAAGGGGGCTACAACGTATTGAGCAAGGAGGGTTAATGACAACGCCTCAACTATCAATACATCAGATTTGTTTAGCTTGCCTATTAGAATATCTCGATTTTAGGCATGCTGATCTTAAGTGGAGGAAAGTGGCGCCAGCGGTTGCAAGTTGGTTGGCTGACTTCAAAGATTTTCCAGCGCTGAAAATGACTCAGCCTGATTAG
- a CDS encoding ferredoxin--NADP reductase gives MWIEGEVVERIDWNEKLFSLKIKADIQPYIAGQFIKLSRLVGDKRVARAYSIVNAPGGDFIEVLAVAVEEGQLSPHLHLLKVGDKLDVSPKASGFMTLEEIPETSFADKQLWLLATGTAVGPFISMLETAEIWQRFEHVVLVYGVRLAEDLAYKEQLLALQQKYPNQFKLVLSVTREPYPNAIRSRISEGIQSQSIQQLIGLDITPQHSQVMLCGNPDMISDTNQILLAMGLAKNLRRAPGQITVEKYW, from the coding sequence ATATTCAGCCCTATATTGCTGGGCAATTTATCAAGCTGAGTCGACTCGTAGGTGATAAAAGAGTTGCACGTGCCTATTCGATTGTTAACGCCCCTGGTGGGGATTTTATTGAAGTATTAGCGGTTGCTGTTGAAGAGGGCCAGTTATCTCCTCACCTACATTTACTTAAGGTTGGCGATAAACTTGATGTTTCTCCCAAGGCGTCTGGCTTTATGACTTTAGAGGAGATACCAGAGACATCTTTTGCTGACAAGCAGCTTTGGCTTCTTGCAACTGGCACAGCCGTTGGACCATTTATTTCCATGCTAGAAACTGCCGAAATCTGGCAAAGATTTGAGCATGTTGTTTTAGTTTATGGTGTAAGGCTAGCTGAAGACTTGGCTTATAAAGAGCAACTTCTGGCTCTACAGCAGAAGTATCCCAATCAATTTAAGCTGGTATTATCCGTTACCCGCGAACCCTATCCCAATGCTATTCGGAGCAGAATATCTGAAGGTATTCAAAGCCAATCAATTCAACAATTGATTGGACTAGATATTACTCCACAACACTCTCAGGTTATGCTTTGCGGTAATCCAGATATGATATCTGATACCAATCAAATACTGCTCGCTATGGGGCTAGCTAAAAACTTAAGGCGTGCGCCTGGTCAGATCACAGTAGAAAAGTACTGGTGA